Proteins found in one Malassezia vespertilionis chromosome 5, complete sequence genomic segment:
- the PDH1 gene encoding 2-methylcitrate dehydratase (EggNog:ENOG503NWTN; COG:S), translating into MAAAAGVGKGEDNARPPVDKVIQDIANYVHDYDQITETAYDTARLVLLDSLGCGVEALRFPAAANFCGPVVEGTTVPHGSRVIGTDYVLDPVRAALNNGALIRWLDFNDTWLAAEWGHPSDNLGSIISVADWISRTNEANGSKPLTVRDVLTASVKAHEIQGVIAVQNSFNRVGLDHVVLVKVASTAVVSKMIGLNREQTMDAISQAFVDGQSLRTYRHAPNAGSRKSWAAGDACSRAVNLALLVQRGEQGYNSVLTAPTWGFYDVLFKGKPFEFDRDYGCYVMENVLFKLAPAEFHAQTAVEAAKELYKQLQSRGKTSDDIKTVKIRTQEAAVRIISKQGKLNNYADRDHCIQYMVAVPLIKGSLESGDYTDEFASDPRIDALRQKTVVEEEPRYSKEYLEADKRSIGNAVSLELNDGTVIEEVAIDYPVGHARRRKEATPLIGQKLQKHLDGIYNAEEQDTILALLTDHERLSNMPVHKFMDLWVK; encoded by the coding sequence ATggccgctgctgcaggTGTCGGCAAAGGCGAGGACAACGCCCGCCCGCCTGTTGACAAGGTGATCCAGGACATTGCCAACTATGTCCATGACTACGACCAGATCACCGAGACCGCGTACGACACTGCGCGTctcgtcctcctcgacTCTTTGGGCTGCGGTGTCGAAGCGCTCCGCTTCCCTGCCGCTGCCAACTTTTGCGGCCCCGTCGTGGAGGGTACCACGGTGCCCCACGGATCGCGCGTTATTGGTACCGACTACGTGCTCGACCCCGTGCGGGCGGCGCTGAACAATGGCGCCCTTATCCGCTGGCTCGACTTTAACGACACATGGCTCGCTGCCGAGTGGGGCCACCCCTCCGACAACCTCGGTTCGATCATCTCTGTCGCTGACTGGATCTCGCGTACGAATGAGGCGAACGGCAGCAAGCCGCTCACTGTCCGCGACGTGCTCACCGCCTCGGTCAAAGCCCACGAGATCCAGGGTGTGATTGCCGTGCAGAACAGCTTCAACCGTGTGGGTCTCGACCACGTCGTGCTTGTCAAGGTTGCGAGCACTGCCGTTGTCTCCAAGATGATTGGCCTGAACCGCGAACAGACCATGGACGCGATCTCGCAGGCATTTGTGGACGGCCAGTCGCTCCGCACCTACCGCCACGCCCCCAACGCTGGTTCGCGCAAGTCGTGGGCTGCTGGTGATGCGTGCTCGCGTGCCGTGAACCTTGCATtgcttgtccagcgcggcgagcagggCTACAACTCGGTGTTGACTGCGCCTACGTGGGGCTTTTACGACGTGCTCTTCAAGGGCAAGCCGTTTGAGTTTGACCGTGACTACGGCTGCTACGTGATGGAAAATGTCTTGTTCAAGCTTGCTCCCGCAGAGTTCCACGCGCAAACTGCCGTGGAGGCCGCCAAGGAGCTGtacaagcagctgcagaGCCGCGGCAAGACGTCCGATGACATCAAGACGGTCAAGATCCGCACGCAGGAGGCTGCTGTGCGTATCATTAGCAAGCAAGGCAAGCTGAACAACTACGCCGACCGTGACCACTGCATTCAGTACATGGTTGCCGTGCCTCTGATCAAGGGCAGCCTCGAGTCTGGTGACTACACGGACGAGTTCGCCTCCGACCCGCGCATTGATGCGCTCCGTCAGAAGACGGTCGTAGAGGAGGAGCCTCGCTACTCGAAGGAGTACCTCGAGGCGGACAAGCGCTCCATTGGTAACGCTGTTTCGCTCGAGCTCAACGACGGCACCGTCATCGAGGAGGTCGCGATCGACTACCCTGTCGGCCACGCCCGCCGCCGTAAAGAGGCTACGCCACTCATTGGACAGAAGCTGCAGAAGCACCTCGACGGCATCTACAAtgccgaggagcaggaCACgatcctcgcgctcc
- a CDS encoding uncharacterized protein (EggNog:ENOG503P2Q3; COG:S) — protein sequence MTRDADDGARARVPKKPRVTPVSLQARTLDRLFQDPSKPVQVPEAHMERSVRAPREIMKNVSGSTAGASSGDFHVYKQMREREFDRIQIMEENAEREKEQADYVAQQQKYAQADERKTCKNRARREKKKLAAQRGKLAQKQEHGEDRNVPDQ from the exons AtgacgcgcgacgcggacgATGGAGCGCGTGCACGGGTGCCAAAGAAGCCGCGTGTGACGCCTGTGAGCTTACAGGCGCGCACACTTGACCGCCTTTTTCAGGATCCAAGCAAGCCTGTCCAGGTTCCCGAGGCGCATATGGAAAGaagcgtgcgtgcgccccGCGAGATTATGAAGAATGTGAGCGGCAGCACGGCGGGAGCGAGCAGTGGCGATTTTCATGTGTACAAGCAGATGCGTGAGCGCGAGTTTGATCGCATACAGATTATGGAGGAGAATGCAGAACGG GAAAAAGAGCAAGCGGACTacgtggcgcagcagcaaaaATACGCACAggccgacgagcgcaagacgTGCAAGaaccgcgcgcggcgcgaaaaGAAGAAATTAGCTGCCCAACGTGGCAAACTGGCACAAAAGCAggagcacggcgaggaTCGCAACGTTCCAGATCAGTAG
- a CDS encoding uncharacterized protein (EggNog:ENOG503P9AB), which translates to MGEAPQRTPALSPTTVANALHRRTFCPKTQPGDAVFALDDEPRFQAQTAPTARVAAKSPKHYGKSSTTKTLDKLEHWLGLKEAGPSTQRPAYVHAPQNHAHKQTAQVGSVAHAVQQHAPLHTHGVSVLVHPVAPFDTLEGIALRYGADVSIVRRSNRLWPGDAPQMREQLYIPVESCRWKPPNADIRVVQRRADGSLHPLQEETVAVVPRRHRSTPSEEMARRVNLLALPSGPEHEQQKVKGAPVECTSVDPDMLSFFGRCAPTYLDDPGESGLDDLLRLQQRRRVEGKSPKPAGKLKARATRPADTPNDEDTWRPNVWKFGANGFADTQRSAESGEAGSAAKRAPIISRPAVRNRAAHDQTETRSQDAPLIDLQDTPSISHPLEDIIRGALPNSGAAVNWMRPIHWGETLPEKPNAPKQDTSSAMLDFFSEMANAGEKMGSSLVQAVQDLRHISLGDTRRAQAARHTELPM; encoded by the coding sequence atgggGGAAGCTccacagcgcacgccggCGCTGTCGCCAACTACAGTCGCGAACGCACTGCATAGACGCACATTCTGCCCCAAGACACAGCCTGGCGATGCGGTATTTGCTTTGGacgacgagccgcgcttTCAAGCACAAACAGCGCCGACGGCGCGTGTTGCTGCCAAAAGCCCCAAGCACTACGGCAAATCGTCCACGACCAAGACGCTTGATAAGCTTGAGCACTGGCTGGGCCTAAAAGAAGCTGGGCCAAGTACGCAGCGCCCCGCCTATGTCCATGCGCCACAAAACCACGCGCACAAACAAACCGCCCAAgtcggcagcgtcgcacaTGCAGTAcagcagcatgcgccgctgcacacgcacggAGTGAGTGTTCTTGTGCACCCTGTGGCTCCGTTTGATACGCTGGAAGGAATTGCGCTGCGGTACGGTGCTGACGTCTCCATCGTTCGCCGAAGTAATCGGTTATGGCccggcgacgcgccgcaaatgCGCGAACAACTGTATATTCCTGTGGAGAGCTGCCGATGGAAACCGCCGAATGCGGATATTCGCGTagtgcagcggcgtgctgaCGGTTCGCTGCACCCACTGCAAGAGGAAACGGTGGCCGTCGTCCCACGCAGGCACCGTTCGACGCCCAGCGAGGAaatggcgcggcgtgtcAACCTACTTGCACTACCGAGCGGCCCCGAACACGAGCAGCAAAAAGTAAAGGGTGCGCCGGTCGAGTGTACCAGCGTCGACCCCGACATGCTCTCTTTTTTCGGGAGATGCGCGCCGACCTATTTGGATGACCCTGGCGAGTCGGGCTTGGACGATTTGCTACGTTTGCAGCAGCGAAGACGCGTAGAGGGCAAGTCGCCTAAACCTGCCGGCAAGCTCAAAGCGCGAGCAACGCGCCCCGCAGATACGCCCAATGACGAGGATACGTGGCGCCCGAATGTATGGAAATTCGGGGCAAACGGCTTCGCGGATACGCAACGCAGTGCAGAGTCAGGCGAGGCgggcagcgctgcaaaacgGGCACCGATCATCTCGCGCCCAGCCGTGCGGaaccgcgcggcgcacgacCAGACCGAGACGCGCAGTCAAGATGCGCCGTTGATCGATTTACAGGACACGCCGAGCATTTCGCACCCGCTTGAAGATATCATTCGTGGAGCACTGCCAAATTCTGGCGCCGCCGTGAACTGGATGCGGCCAATTCACTGGGGCGAGACACTGCCAGAGAAGCCTAACGCACCCAAACAGGATACCAGCTCGGCGATGCTGGACTTTTTTTCAGAGATGGCCAATGCAGGCGAAAAGATGGGCTCTTCACTCGTGCAAGCAGTGCAAGACCTGCGCCATATCTCGCTGGGGGATACGCGCagggcgcaagcggcacggCATACAGAGCTCCCCATGTAG